In the Betaproteobacteria bacterium genome, GAGTTGGCGAGCCATATGGCGGCGAGCATGACGCTTGCGCCGAAAGTGGCAAGCAATGCCGCGTCTCTGCGGTTGTCCCATGCGTACTCGCGCCATGCCGCGTAAAGTGCCACGGCAGCGACCACGCCAACCAATATCGCGGGGTCAACCATGTTGCGGGCACGCCACCAAAGGCGGCGGCGGCGAGAAGGGCCGCACCAGTCGCCAGTGCTCGTGCATGGCAGTCAGAAGGATTGCCTCTCCATCTGCAGCGTGTGCGTCCGCTTCGGCGACGGCGACGCACAATCCCATCACTTGGCCGCGTATTTCGCGGTCGTCAATCTCTGCCAGCAATGCGGTGAGCGTGCCGGGGTCAAGGTACGCCGCTCCCCAGCCTCGCAGCGACGTGGAGCAAAGGTCTTCGCACAGGCCCTGCACAACGACCTGCAACTCGTCGGGCGAAATACCCAGCAGCGCGTGCGCGTGCATGCGGTCGAGTGCGTCCAACTCAGTCTTGCAAAGGTGGCCGTCGGCCAGCATGGAGACGGCAACAATACGCGCGGCCGCGAAGGGGCTGTTTTTTGGATAGGTACGCAATTTATTGACTCCTGAATTTGGTTTTGCGTTGATTGGTCGGGCTTGTGCGAGATCGGCGTTTCGTGTTGCGATCGGGACCCGCCACATACCCGATCCGAATGTATTTATTCATCGATACCGCCCATCCCGAACAAGCTCATAAGGCTCGTGAAGAGGTTGAAAATCGAGACGTAGAGCCCGACCGTGGCCAACACGTAATTGGTTTCGCCGCCATTCACAATGCGGCTGGTCTCAAACAGGATCAAACCTGCCGACAAAGGGCGACCATCGCCGACACTGCAAGGCCGAGTGCGGGCATTTGCAGAAATACAGCGGCGAGGCCCGCGAGCAGGGCAATAATGAGACCCGCAAACAGGAACCCGCCCATGAAGCTGAAATCTCTCCGGGTCTTGAGCACATATGCCGACAGCGCGAGGAAGGTGACACCCGTTGTGCCAAGCGCCATGGTGACGATCTTTGCGCCGCCAGGCAGGGCAAGCGAGGCAGACAGCATCGGGCCAAGCGTGTAACCCATGAAACCGGTCAGGGCAAATACGGCAGGCAACGCCCAGCCACTGTTTTTTTGATGAAAAACCAGAAATAGCAGGCCGAAATAGCCGGCAAGCGTCAGCAGGATGCCCGGACTGGGTAACTTCAGCGCGGCGCTGACGGCAGCGACGACAGCGCTGAACAGCAGGGTCATTGCAAGCAGTGCATAGGTATTGCGCAACACACGGCTGGCACCTCTGTCGATCGCTGGTGCGCAGCGAAGGCTGACGTAGCGACGTCGGGTTGGGGTGGCGGGGTGATGTTTTCCATGGGGTGGTTGTCACTTTCTATTCTTCAATGATGGTTGGGTGTCGGCGTGATCGATACAGGTCGCGGCGGCGCTGACAGTTGCGCAGCAGCAGGCGGGTTGCGCGAGCCAGCGAAGCTTGCAGCGCGGAGTGGCAGTCACTAGCCTTTAAAACGATAGTTACGGTGCCGACGCTATCGGTTTTCAGTTCGAGATGGCAACACTTGTCGACGCCGCCGCGGGGGCCGTTGACGTCAGACAGCCGTACTTTGGCGCGTGGAACCAGCCACGACAGGCGGCGCATTACAAACTGCACGCGGCTCACCGCAAATTCGCGGATCTTTGCTCCGTCGTGATGACGGGATTCAAACACTACTTCCATTGCAAGCCTCCATCGGTTGAAAGTGGACAAAAGATAGGGCACAACCGACTTCGGAAAAAGCAGATAATAGCGAATTGATAGTTCGGAAAAACAGGATAATGAGCGTCAGCTTCAGTTACCGGCACTTGTACTATTTCTGGGTTGTCGCCAAGGAGGGCGGCATCACTCGTGCCGCGACCCGGCTCGGCATGGCAGTTCAAACGGTAAGCGCCCAGGTACGCGAGCTGGAACGCTCGCTTGGTCATACCTTGCTCAAGCCTGCTGGCCGCGGACTCGTGTTGACTGAAGCAGGTACGGCAGCGATGCGGCAGGTCGATCAGATTTTCCAGCTGGGTGAGCAACTGCCGGATGCAATCAAGGAGGCCACCAGTTCGCCCGGGCTGCGCTTTGCGGTGGGAATCTCCGACGGACTGCCCAAACTGGTGGTGCGGCGCTTGCTGCAGCCGATCCTTCAAGAGCCAAACCTGCGTTTGCTATGTCATGTCGACGAGTTCGAGGATCTGCTCGGCGATCTGGCGCTCCACCGGCTTGATGCCGTACTGGCTGACAGGGCTGCGCCGCCCAACCCGAACGTAAAGGTATACAGCCATCCGCTGGGTTCATCGGAAATCGCCTGGTACGCGTCCGCCAATTTGCATGCGACCGCGAGGAAAGCGTTTCCGCAATCACTTGAAAGCGTCCCGGTGCTCCTGCCAACGACACACGTCGCGGTTCGCGCGCGTCTCGACCAATGGTTCGAGAGACGGGCAATCAGGCCGCACGTGGTGGGCGAGTTTGAAGACAGCGCGCTTCTTAAAACTTTTGGCTCAAGCGGCATGGGCGTGTTTCCGGCGGTCGACATGGTTCACGACGAGTTGTTGGCGCAGTACAACGTCAAGCGCGTCGGATCATGCGAGGGTGTGGAGGAGCACTTCCATCTGATCGTCGCGGAGAAGAAAGTGTTGCATCCGGTCATCATTCGTTTGCTGGAACTGGCGCGCTGACTGTACGGACTGCTTGGGCTCATGCGTAGGGCTGAGCGCAAGAAGTTCCACATCACCATTCGGCGGGCATCTCCATGGCATTTCGGTCTGGAAGCCGCCCCAATGCTGGCGTTTCTTGTACTGGACTTCTATTTACCTCTGTACGTGGTGAGCCTGTCGAACCACACTTACTCCAAGCGCTTTTTTTAACATGCCCCACTAGATCCTTCGACAGGCTCAGGGCGAACAGGGATCGGCCAATAGAAGTTCCCTCCCGAAGCATCCTGCTCGCAACCGCACTTCAAGTTCGCTTTATCTTTCCACTCAATGGCACCAGAACATCATGCACGCAAAGACCGCACGAATCGCCCGTACCGTAACGAAGAAAACGCGTGCGCCGGTCCTCGAAAAACTGAGCCTTCACCCGCGCAATCGCCATCGCGGCCGTTACGATTTCGGAATGCTCTCAGACGTGTTGCCGGCGCTTAAGGATTTTCTCGTTGCCAATCCGTTTGATGCCAACGAGTTGACGATCGACTTCGCCAATCCCGCCGCGGTGATGGCACTGAATGCTGCGCTATTGAAAGCTTTTTATCAGGTCGAGTCGTGGCGTATTCCGCCGGGCTATTTGTGCCCGCCCATTCCGGGCCGCGCGGATTATGTGCATCATGCGGCCGATCTGCTGGCGCGAGACCGCAAAGGAAATATCCCGCGCGGGCCGGATATTCGGGTACTCGATATCGGAGTCGGCGCGAATTGCATTTATCCGTTGATCGGCCATCACGAGTACGGTTGGCGGTTTGTGGGAAGCGATACCGACGCCGTCGCGCTCAGCGCCGCGCAACAAATCGTGGATGCAAACAAAAATCTGGCGGCGGCGATCGAATTGCGGTTACAGGCGTCGCCGCAGAAAATTTTCGAGGGCATCCTCAAGCTAGTTGATCGCTTCGATTTTGTTCTCTGCAATCCACCTTTTCACGCCTCCGCGCGGGCAGCCGAAGCTGGCGCTATTCGCAAATGGAAAAACTTGGGCAAGGCAGGAAATCCCCAATCAAATCCCAAACTGAATTTCGGCGGTCAGGCGGCAGAGCTTTGGTGCGAGGGTGGCGAAGTCGGGTTTGTGTGCCGCATGGCGGCGGAAAGCGCGCAACACCAAACGCAGGTGTCGTGGTTCAGCGCGCTGGTGTCGCGGGAGGAAAGCCTGCCTGAGATTTATTCCGCGTTGAAAGCAGTCGACGCGCGCCGGGTTGAAACCATCGCCATGGCGCAGGGCCAAAAGAAAAGCCGCATCGTTGCGTGGCATTTTCGGTAGATCCCAACATCGGCGCAAACAGAAAACTCTCGCTTTGCGCATGCCTCGCTTTGACGTGAAGCCGCTGCCCCGCATGTTCGAACGGCAAGAAATTCTTGCGGGGGAACGTCTGTTCATTGCATCGTGTCTTCGATCGTAAGAAACGAACGGGAATGCAATGGATCGATGGTCCGTTCTGGCAATTACCGCAGCGTGCACATTGGGGCTCGCGCTGACTTCGAATGGTTCGCACGCTCCGCCGGCGGGCAAAGTGTACCGGGTCGGGTTGCGTGTGAATCAAGGCGCCAATGTCGGCGGAATGCCCTATCCGCAAGTCGCATCACTTCGCCAGGGGCTGACGTAGCCCGGGTATATCGAAGGCACTAACCTCATCATCGAGGAGCGTTACCCGGAAAGGCAACCGGAACGTTTGCCCGGCGTTGCGGCGGAACTCGTCGCTTGATCTAACCCTCGAACGGTGGACGCCCCATTCAGGGGTGGTTGTTGCCGCGAACTGTAGCAGTGTGTCCTGCCGGAATGACCGGCGCGGAGTATCGCACGCGAGACTGCTTAACCTTTGTCGCAGGCCTGCCAATGTGGATTCAGTTACTGCCTGTGCAAACCCCAGCCGTGGCTGGGGTTTTGTTTTTCTACAGGATGCGCGCGCGCAGTTCAGGCAGGCAGAGCAGTATAGTCCGTGTAGCCCTTCGCACCGGGTGTGTAGAACGTCGACATGTCGGGCGCATTGAGTGCGGCGTCCTTTTGCATACGCGTGACCAGATCCGGGTTGGCCAGGAATCCGCGGGCGAACGCAATCATGTCTGCCTGGCCTTCGTTGAGCGCCGTTTGTGCGGACGCCGCATCGAACCCACCGGCAAGAATGAAGGGCCCGTTGAAAGCGTGGCGCAATGCGAGCTTGAAGGCTGCCGGTACCGGTGGCGCACCCATGGCCGAATGATCGAGCACATGCAGATACGCGAGTTTCAGCGCGGAAAGTTCTTTGACCAAGGCAAGGTACTGCGCTTCCTGCTCGGGATAGTGGCCCGTCGAATTGAAGACACCGTATGGCGAAATGCGGATGCCGACCCGTTCCGCGCCGATCGCCGCAACGGTCGCCCGGGCGACTTCGAGTGCAAAGCGATTGCGCCCCGCGATCGAGCCGCCATAGCCGTCGGTGCGCGTGTTGACGTTGGCATTGAGAAACTGTTCGATCAGATAACCATTCGCGGCGTGTAATTCCACGCCGTCGAACCCGGCCTCGATGGCGAGCTTGGCGGCGTGGGCGTATTCGCCCACCGCATGATCGATATCGGCCTGTGTCATTGCGCGCGGTTTGCTGTGCGGCAGCATGCCGTGGCTATCGGTGTACATCTCGCCGGGGCAGATCGCATCGGTGGGGCCGACTACCTCGGCGCCGGCGGGCAGATTGGCGGCCTGGGTCACGCGGCCGGTGTGCATGAATTGAATGTATATCTTGCCGCCTTTGGCATGCACGGCATCGGTTGTCTGTTTCCAGCCTGCCACCTG is a window encoding:
- a CDS encoding alkene reductase, whose protein sequence is MSPASLLSPYSMNKLALANRAVMAPMTRSRAVDTNTPNALMAEYYGQRASAGLIITEGTSPSANGLGYPRIPGLFNAAQVAGWKQTTDAVHAKGGKIYIQFMHTGRVTQAANLPAGAEVVGPTDAICPGEMYTDSHGMLPHSKPRAMTQADIDHAVGEYAHAAKLAIEAGFDGVELHAANGYLIEQFLNANVNTRTDGYGGSIAGRNRFALEVARATVAAIGAERVGIRISPYGVFNSTGHYPEQEAQYLALVKELSALKLAYLHVLDHSAMGAPPVPAAFKLALRHAFNGPFILAGGFDAASAQTALNEGQADMIAFARGFLANPDLVTRMQKDAALNAPDMSTFYTPGAKGYTDYTALPA
- a CDS encoding HPF/RaiA family ribosome-associated protein, whose product is MEVVFESRHHDGAKIREFAVSRVQFVMRRLSWLVPRAKVRLSDVNGPRGGVDKCCHLELKTDSVGTVTIVLKASDCHSALQASLARATRLLLRNCQRRRDLYRSRRHPTIIEE
- the rlmF gene encoding 23S rRNA (adenine(1618)-N(6))-methyltransferase RlmF, with amino-acid sequence MHAKTARIARTVTKKTRAPVLEKLSLHPRNRHRGRYDFGMLSDVLPALKDFLVANPFDANELTIDFANPAAVMALNAALLKAFYQVESWRIPPGYLCPPIPGRADYVHHAADLLARDRKGNIPRGPDIRVLDIGVGANCIYPLIGHHEYGWRFVGSDTDAVALSAAQQIVDANKNLAAAIELRLQASPQKIFEGILKLVDRFDFVLCNPPFHASARAAEAGAIRKWKNLGKAGNPQSNPKLNFGGQAAELWCEGGEVGFVCRMAAESAQHQTQVSWFSALVSREESLPEIYSALKAVDARRVETIAMAQGQKKSRIVAWHFR
- a CDS encoding TerB family tellurite resistance protein, with protein sequence MRTYPKNSPFAAARIVAVSMLADGHLCKTELDALDRMHAHALLGISPDELQVVVQGLCEDLCSTSLRGWGAAYLDPGTLTALLAEIDDREIRGQVMGLCVAVAEADAHAADGEAILLTAMHEHWRLVRPFSPPPPLVACPQHG
- a CDS encoding LysR family transcriptional regulator, producing MSVSFSYRHLYYFWVVAKEGGITRAATRLGMAVQTVSAQVRELERSLGHTLLKPAGRGLVLTEAGTAAMRQVDQIFQLGEQLPDAIKEATSSPGLRFAVGISDGLPKLVVRRLLQPILQEPNLRLLCHVDEFEDLLGDLALHRLDAVLADRAAPPNPNVKVYSHPLGSSEIAWYASANLHATARKAFPQSLESVPVLLPTTHVAVRARLDQWFERRAIRPHVVGEFEDSALLKTFGSSGMGVFPAVDMVHDELLAQYNVKRVGSCEGVEEHFHLIVAEKKVLHPVIIRLLELAR